ACCAGGTGGCGGAAGAAGACCACGTCGACCGGCTGCTTGTCCGCGAAGAGGACGGCCGAGGCGTCCAGGTCGATCTCGCGGGTGCGCGAGCCGAACAGACCGCGGCGCGGCGCCGCCTGCCAGCCGAGCCCCATCCGCACCTGGGTGAGGCTGCCTCCGCCCTGCTTCTCCAGGCTGATGGCCTGACCCTTGGTCATGTTGACCGTCACGCGCTTGCCCCTCTCGTTGCGTTCCCCGCGCCCGCTGCCGGATGCGTGCGGTTGTCCAGCACCCTACGCAGAGGGACTGACACCGAAGAGCCGCGGTCCGGATTTGTGTCGGTCTTGCAACACACCGGACCGCCTCCGGTCAGGCGAGACCCGCCTCCTTCATCTGGCGCAACTCCTTCTTCAGCTCTCCCACTTCGTCCCGGAGCCGGGCGGCCACCTCGAACTGCAGCTCGGCGGCGGCGGCGCGCATCCGGTCGGTCATCTCCTCGATGATCGCGGCCAGTTCGGTGGCAGGCCGGTCGCCGAGCTCGACGGTGGAGCCGGCCTTTCCGCCCTTGCCCTTGGTGCCGTGCGCGGCGAGCGAGGGGACGGGCGCCTTGACGGCCTTTCCGTCCTTCGTCCGGCGGTAGCCGCTGCCGAGCAGCTCCTCGGTGTCGACCTCCTCGCGCGCGATGGTCGCGACGATGTCGTTGATCTTCTTGCGCAGCGGCTGCGGGTCGATGCCGTGGGCCGTGTTGTACGCGACCTGCTTCTCCCGACGCCGGTTGGTCTCGTCGATGGCCTGCTCCATCGCCGGGGTGATCCGGTCCGCGTACATGTGGACCTGGCCCGAGACGTTTCGGGCGGCGCGGCCGATGGTCTGGATCAGCGAGGTCCCGGAGCGCAGGAAGCCCTGCTTGTCGGCGTCGAGGATGGCGACGAGGGACACCTCGGGAAGGTCGAGGCCCTCCCGGAGGAGGTTGATGCCGACGAGGACGTCGTACTCGCCGGCGCGCAGTTCGCGCAGGAGCTCGATGCGGCGCAGGGTGTCGACGTCGCTGTGCAGGTAGCGCACCTGGATGCCGAGCTCCAGGAAGTAGTCGGTGAGGTCCTCGGCCATCTTCTTGGTGAGGGTGGTGACGAGGACCCGCTCGTCCTTCTCGGTGCGCAGCCGGATCTCGTGGACCAGGTCGTCGATCTGGCCCTCGGTCGGCTTGACGACGACCTCGGGGTCGACGAGCCCGGTGGGGCGGATGATCTGCTCGACGAAGCCGTCGCCCCGGGAGAGTTCGTACGTCCCCGGGGTCGCGGAGAGGTAGACGGTCTGGCCGATCCGCTTCTGGAACTCCTCCCACTTCAGCGGGCGGTTGTCGAGGGCCGACGGGAGCCGGAAGCCGTGGTCGACCAGGGTCCGCTTGCGGGAGGCGTCGCCCTCGTACATGGCGCCGATCTGCGGCACGGTGACGTGCGACTCGTCGATGACGAGCAGGAAGTCCTCGGGGAAGTAGTCGATGAG
Above is a genomic segment from Streptomyces sp. NBC_00094 containing:
- the uvrB gene encoding excinuclease ABC subunit UvrB, whose product is MRPVSKIERSVAPFEVVSSYQPSGDQPAAIAELERRIRAGEKDVVLLGATGTGKSATTAWMIEKLQRPTLVMAPNKTLAAQLANEFRELLPNNAVEYFVSYYDYYQPEAYVPQSDTYIEKDSSINEEVERLRHSATNSLLTRRDVIVVASVSCIYGLGTPQEYVDRMVPLKVGEEMDRDQLLRRFVDIQYTRNDLAFTRGTFRVRGDTIEIFPVYEELAVRIEMFGDEIEALSTLHPLTGEVITEDRELYVFPASHYVAGPERMERAVNDIEGELEGRLAELDKQGKHLESQRLRMRTTYDLEMMRQIGSCSGIENYSMHFDGREPGSAPNTLIDYFPEDFLLVIDESHVTVPQIGAMYEGDASRKRTLVDHGFRLPSALDNRPLKWEEFQKRIGQTVYLSATPGTYELSRGDGFVEQIIRPTGLVDPEVVVKPTEGQIDDLVHEIRLRTEKDERVLVTTLTKKMAEDLTDYFLELGIQVRYLHSDVDTLRRIELLRELRAGEYDVLVGINLLREGLDLPEVSLVAILDADKQGFLRSGTSLIQTIGRAARNVSGQVHMYADRITPAMEQAIDETNRRREKQVAYNTAHGIDPQPLRKKINDIVATIAREEVDTEELLGSGYRRTKDGKAVKAPVPSLAAHGTKGKGGKAGSTVELGDRPATELAAIIEEMTDRMRAAAAELQFEVAARLRDEVGELKKELRQMKEAGLA